A portion of the Eubacterium maltosivorans genome contains these proteins:
- a CDS encoding sensor domain-containing diguanylate cyclase, which produces MSIDRMTRAFVKELQRAYFEMRDTEKILSMTTEDVLWSGLYHSNIHDNRQLRAVLESDFSRFPYPFTILDASVETRVLSDTHCLADCQMRLRADTPGLPAPEVQLSGSLACSLVDGAVRLQQLHIARIDSSAHLPGLSQNVLTASDPHIQQFIEKTTRELQDRNQDLQQLTENIPGGIFRCLYDEKLTILQVNDGFLSMFGYTRAEIHERFDDSFMAIIDPRDRSSTLLEVKRQLRHKNTKQIEYRATRSDGSTIWILDKGQLIKSESGPDSFYCILIDDTVGKEAQENLRLSLERHEIIMDQTTDIIFEWDIKKDSFIFSHNWQKKFGYEPITENISTVTGANSHILASDLPAFTGILEDIRQGSPYVETEVRIKKADALYIWCRIRITAQYDENCEPFKAVGVIVDIDNEKRQSQELMQKAERDALTKLYNKGTTENIIENYLSRCPKNSLCALLIIDIDDFKTINDTRGHLFGDAFLMEIAGKIQTLFRSDDVVGRIGGDEFIAFIRDIPCVSVAANKARQVLESFHGLDEFNAGGQTSCSIGIACYPDHAQSFHELYQCADYALYQAKRQGKNQFVVFDDAVRDMAFKNAAAGVYSAVGSHIDSDSDNLPQTLSSQLVEYVFRILYQSIDLDAAVNSIFEIVGRQFDVSRVYIFENSEDDTYCTNTFEWCNEGIPPEIDNLGHLSYEEDLKGHYLDNFDANGIFYCQDTQTLPGPEYAILAPQGVKSLLQCAINDNGRFRGYVGFDECRSNRLWTQEQVSTLSFIAEILSTFLLKKRAQDRAEQSLDALREVLDSQNAWIYVIEPDTYRLLYINRKTKRIAPSSGVGMTCHQAFFNRPAPCESCPVHGLDSEHTSSSLEVYNPLLKVWSAADAAVISWKNQPAWLLSCHDITRYKENQNKKDA; this is translated from the coding sequence ATGAGCATCGATCGCATGACAAGGGCCTTTGTCAAGGAATTACAGCGGGCCTATTTTGAGATGAGGGATACCGAAAAAATTCTCTCAATGACCACAGAGGATGTGCTTTGGTCCGGCCTGTATCACAGCAACATCCATGATAACAGGCAGCTGAGAGCTGTCCTGGAATCCGATTTCTCCCGTTTTCCCTATCCCTTTACCATTTTGGACGCGTCTGTCGAGACCCGTGTCCTGTCCGATACCCATTGTCTGGCAGACTGCCAGATGCGCTTGCGCGCAGACACCCCCGGCCTGCCAGCGCCCGAGGTACAGCTGTCTGGCAGTCTGGCCTGCAGCCTGGTTGACGGCGCGGTCCGGCTCCAACAGCTGCACATTGCCCGGATCGACAGCAGCGCCCACCTGCCCGGCCTCAGCCAGAATGTACTCACCGCTTCCGACCCCCATATTCAGCAGTTCATTGAAAAAACCACCCGCGAGCTGCAGGACCGGAACCAGGATTTACAGCAGTTAACTGAAAATATTCCCGGCGGTATTTTTCGCTGCCTCTACGACGAAAAGCTGACCATCCTCCAGGTCAACGACGGCTTCCTGTCCATGTTCGGCTACACCCGCGCCGAGATTCATGAGCGCTTTGACGACAGCTTTATGGCCATCATCGACCCGCGTGACCGCTCCTCCACGCTGCTGGAGGTCAAACGCCAGCTTCGGCACAAAAACACCAAGCAGATCGAGTACCGCGCAACCCGCAGCGACGGCAGCACCATCTGGATTCTGGACAAGGGTCAGCTCATCAAAAGCGAGAGCGGCCCGGATTCCTTCTACTGCATTCTCATCGACGACACAGTGGGCAAGGAAGCCCAGGAAAACCTGCGGCTGAGCCTTGAGCGGCACGAGATTATCATGGACCAGACCACGGACATTATCTTTGAATGGGATATCAAAAAGGACTCCTTTATCTTTTCCCACAACTGGCAGAAGAAATTTGGCTACGAGCCCATAACTGAGAACATCAGCACCGTCACTGGCGCCAACTCCCATATCCTGGCTTCAGACCTCCCGGCCTTCACCGGGATTCTCGAGGATATCCGCCAGGGCAGCCCCTATGTGGAAACCGAGGTGCGCATCAAGAAGGCCGACGCCCTTTATATCTGGTGCCGCATCCGTATCACCGCCCAATACGATGAAAACTGCGAACCCTTCAAGGCGGTGGGCGTCATCGTGGATATTGACAATGAAAAGCGGCAGTCCCAGGAGCTCATGCAGAAGGCCGAACGCGACGCCCTCACAAAGCTTTACAATAAAGGCACGACTGAAAACATCATTGAGAATTACCTGTCCCGCTGTCCCAAAAACAGCCTGTGCGCCCTGCTGATCATTGATATCGACGACTTTAAGACCATCAACGATACCCGGGGGCACCTGTTCGGGGACGCCTTTTTAATGGAGATCGCCGGCAAAATCCAGACCCTATTCCGGAGCGACGACGTGGTGGGCCGCATCGGCGGCGACGAATTCATCGCCTTTATCCGCGATATCCCCTGTGTCAGTGTGGCTGCCAATAAGGCCCGGCAGGTCCTTGAGAGTTTTCACGGCCTCGACGAGTTTAACGCCGGCGGCCAGACCTCGTGCAGCATTGGCATCGCCTGCTATCCCGACCACGCCCAGAGCTTTCACGAACTGTATCAATGCGCCGACTATGCCCTCTACCAGGCCAAGCGCCAGGGCAAAAACCAGTTTGTTGTCTTTGATGACGCCGTCCGCGATATGGCCTTTAAAAACGCGGCGGCAGGCGTGTACAGCGCTGTGGGCTCCCACATCGATTCGGACAGCGACAACCTGCCCCAGACCCTGAGCAGCCAGCTTGTGGAGTATGTGTTCCGCATTCTCTACCAGTCCATCGACCTGGACGCGGCGGTCAACTCCATCTTTGAGATTGTGGGCCGGCAGTTTGATGTCAGCCGGGTTTATATCTTCGAAAACTCTGAGGATGACACCTACTGCACCAATACCTTTGAGTGGTGCAACGAGGGCATTCCCCCGGAAATCGACAACCTGGGCCACCTCTCCTACGAGGAGGACCTCAAGGGGCACTACCTGGATAATTTTGACGCCAACGGCATCTTTTACTGCCAGGACACTCAGACCCTGCCCGGTCCCGAGTACGCTATTCTGGCCCCTCAGGGCGTCAAATCCCTGCTTCAGTGCGCCATCAACGACAATGGCCGCTTCAGGGGCTATGTGGGCTTTGACGAGTGCCGCAGCAACCGGCTCTGGACTCAGGAGCAGGTGAGCACCCTGTCCTTTATCGCGGAGATTTTGAGCACTTTCCTGCTCAAGAAACGGGCCCAGGACCGGGCCGAGCAGTCCCTGGATGCCCTGCGGGAGGTGCTTGACAGCCAGAACGCCTGGATTTATGTGATCGAGCCAGACACCTACCGGCTACTGTATATCAACCGCAAGACCAAGCGCATCGCTCCGTCCTCCGGGGTTGGCATGACCTGTCACCAGGCCTTTTTCAACCGTCCTGCCCCCTGCGAGTCCTGCCCAGTCCATGGGCTTGATTCTGAGCACACCAGCTCCAGCCTGGAGGTTTACAATCCGCTGCTAAAGGTCTGGTCAGCCGCCGACGCTGCTGTGATCTCCTGGAAAAACCAGCCCGCCTGGCTGCTGTCCTGCCACGACATCACCCGCTATAAAGAAAATCAAAATAAAAAAGACGCTTAA
- a CDS encoding rhodanese-like domain-containing protein: MSRELKNIEPDELDALLEKNDGNTVLLDIRDKMEIHNEFEDQACVVNIPLKLLPSQLEALAPFKDKTIVLVCRSGMRASRAQKLLAQEGFTDLRVLKGGVSFWEKYKNS; this comes from the coding sequence ATGAGTCGGGAATTAAAAAATATTGAACCGGACGAATTGGATGCTTTACTGGAAAAAAATGACGGGAACACCGTCTTGTTGGATATTCGGGACAAAATGGAAATTCACAATGAATTTGAGGATCAGGCGTGTGTGGTGAACATTCCGCTCAAGCTTTTGCCCTCGCAGCTGGAGGCCCTCGCGCCTTTTAAGGATAAGACCATTGTGCTGGTGTGCCGGTCGGGCATGCGGGCGTCAAGGGCCCAGAAGCTGCTCGCGCAGGAGGGCTTTACGGACCTGCGCGTGCTAAAGGGCGGTGTGTCGTTCTGGGAAAAGTATAAAAACAGTTAA
- a CDS encoding AI-2E family transporter → MFKKKNLKDSILLITYAVCLLMALVNIRYIWNGLGILVDIIMPVLIGIAIAFVLNIPMSFCERYVFKFMNRIRGRRLREKGKRAAAIVLTFIFIGLLITGVVTFVIPQLQKSIEMLITKFPGYVASFNLWVNQVLEWLHLPEDAWNQLSSQWQNLFPKISSGLIGAMPEIVNTTVSITQGVFNFLMGFIISVYMLADKERLLALKDKLMYAYIPDKARAFINEVGRTANQTFHGFIAGQITEAFILGTLCAVGLAILRVPYALLIGVLVGVTSIIPIFGAFLGAVPSGLILLVVKPVYCLIFIVYIICLQQVESNVIYPKVVGTSVGISGLWVLIGMLLGGSFFGFTGMILGIPGFAVLYSVVRTLTNDRIARKQAAEQREIIQVRDLEDS, encoded by the coding sequence GTGTTTAAGAAGAAAAATTTGAAGGATTCTATCCTTTTGATCACATATGCTGTCTGTCTGCTCATGGCGCTTGTCAATATCCGGTATATCTGGAACGGCCTGGGGATTCTGGTGGATATTATCATGCCGGTTCTTATCGGGATCGCCATTGCTTTTGTGCTCAATATCCCCATGAGCTTCTGCGAACGCTATGTCTTTAAATTCATGAACCGGATACGGGGCAGAAGGCTTCGGGAAAAGGGGAAGCGGGCCGCGGCCATTGTGCTGACCTTTATCTTTATCGGGCTTCTGATCACCGGAGTGGTCACTTTTGTGATCCCCCAGCTCCAGAAAAGCATCGAGATGCTCATCACTAAATTTCCGGGCTATGTGGCCAGCTTTAACCTCTGGGTCAACCAGGTTCTGGAATGGCTGCACCTGCCCGAGGATGCCTGGAACCAGCTCTCAAGCCAGTGGCAGAACCTGTTCCCCAAAATCAGCAGCGGCCTCATCGGGGCCATGCCTGAGATTGTCAACACAACGGTCAGCATCACCCAGGGCGTGTTCAATTTTCTCATGGGCTTTATCATCTCAGTCTATATGCTGGCAGACAAGGAGCGTCTGCTGGCGCTCAAGGATAAGCTCATGTACGCTTATATCCCGGATAAGGCCAGGGCGTTTATCAATGAGGTGGGCCGCACGGCCAACCAGACCTTCCACGGCTTTATTGCCGGACAGATTACGGAGGCTTTTATCCTCGGAACCCTGTGCGCTGTCGGGCTGGCCATCCTGCGGGTGCCTTACGCCCTGCTCATCGGCGTGCTGGTGGGGGTGACCAGCATTATCCCCATTTTCGGGGCCTTTCTGGGTGCGGTGCCCAGCGGGCTGATTCTGCTGGTGGTTAAGCCGGTGTACTGCCTGATCTTTATTGTTTATATCATCTGTCTGCAGCAGGTGGAAAGCAATGTGATCTACCCCAAGGTGGTGGGCACCTCGGTGGGGATCTCGGGGCTGTGGGTGCTGATCGGCATGCTGCTGGGCGGCAGCTTCTTCGGCTTTACGGGCATGATTTTAGGCATACCGGGCTTCGCGGTGCTGTACTCTGTGGTGCGGACGCTGACAAATGACCGGATTGCCCGAAAGCAGGCGGCCGAACAACGTGAGATTATCCAGGTCAGGGATTTGGAAGATTCATAA